The Cohnella abietis genome has a segment encoding these proteins:
- a CDS encoding ABC transporter permease, producing MSAALYFRRLRKYGFPLLAAIIMGFMAVCAIFPSAIAPYAPTAMNANDVLSSPGSKYWLGTDYFGRDIFSLIVYGSQQSLAIGLVSVIIGGGIGTLIGVIAGYTGRVTDMVLMRFIDVIMTIPGILLALAISAALGASLFNMIIAVSAATIPGYARIMRGQVMSVKGRPFIEAAKAAGATPLAILWKHVLPNSLSPLLVMAAIGIGNAVLVGSSLSFLGLGVHGEVPDWGGLLSLGRGYLTVAWWIATFPGFALTLLVVSMNILGDELRNKLDPKKSRH from the coding sequence ATGTCTGCTGCATTATACTTTCGCAGGTTAAGAAAATACGGGTTTCCATTGTTGGCGGCAATCATTATGGGTTTTATGGCGGTATGCGCTATATTTCCTTCTGCTATCGCTCCTTATGCTCCAACGGCTATGAACGCTAATGATGTCTTATCCTCTCCGGGCAGTAAATACTGGCTGGGTACTGATTATTTTGGCCGGGATATATTCAGCTTGATCGTCTATGGTAGTCAGCAATCGTTAGCCATTGGCCTCGTTTCGGTCATTATTGGTGGCGGAATTGGCACCTTGATTGGCGTAATTGCTGGATACACAGGCAGAGTAACAGATATGGTCCTTATGCGCTTTATAGATGTAATCATGACAATCCCCGGTATCCTACTAGCACTGGCTATATCGGCTGCGTTGGGTGCAAGTCTGTTTAATATGATTATTGCAGTCAGTGCGGCTACGATACCTGGCTATGCACGCATTATGAGGGGACAAGTCATGTCGGTAAAAGGAAGACCCTTTATCGAAGCGGCGAAAGCAGCGGGTGCTACGCCATTAGCTATTCTATGGAAGCATGTCCTGCCTAATTCACTTTCCCCGCTACTGGTTATGGCTGCAATTGGGATAGGAAATGCTGTCCTGGTCGGCTCTAGTCTAAGCTTCCTCGGTCTAGGTGTCCATGGAGAAGTGCCAGATTGGGGGGGCTTATTGTCACTGGGAAGAGGCTATTTGACCGTAGCGTGGTGGATTGCAACCTTTCCGGGATTTGCGCTAACTTTGCTGGTCGTATCGATGAACATACTGGGTGATGAGCTGCGCAATAAACTCGATCCGAAGAAAAGCCGGCACTAG
- a CDS encoding ABC transporter permease, translating to MTAFIIRRLFVSLLVILGSLTLVFFILHILPGDPATIMASTNTATPEMLENLKQQFGLDQPIPLQYWNYMTELLRGDLGHSLTNGEPVGRKLLAQFPSTLVLTLLSIVAVVISGILLGIIAAIFENRWPDYVIRALSITGISMPTFWSAILLILVFSVELNWFPAIGNGGIEHLVLPVCALSLVGSGFLARMVRNSVLEVLHEPFVLTLRAKGLPEKMVIGKHVLRNALIPAVTMVGLLTGELLAGAVVIETIFARQGIGRVIVDAIMTKDLPVIRGSILLTSIIYVVVNLLVDISYSIIDPRIRQKS from the coding sequence ATGACCGCATTCATTATTCGCAGATTGTTTGTATCACTACTGGTCATCCTTGGCTCGTTAACTTTAGTTTTCTTTATTCTGCATATTCTGCCTGGAGATCCTGCAACGATTATGGCAAGCACTAATACTGCGACACCTGAAATGCTAGAAAATCTCAAACAGCAATTTGGTCTGGATCAGCCTATTCCTCTTCAATATTGGAATTACATGACTGAATTGCTGCGGGGTGATCTGGGGCACTCGTTGACCAACGGCGAACCGGTTGGACGGAAGCTGCTAGCGCAATTTCCGTCTACGCTTGTTCTCACCTTGCTGAGTATCGTAGCTGTCGTTATTAGCGGTATTTTGTTAGGAATCATAGCGGCTATTTTTGAAAACCGTTGGCCTGATTATGTGATACGCGCTCTATCGATTACCGGTATCTCGATGCCGACATTCTGGTCTGCTATTTTACTTATTCTCGTTTTTTCAGTGGAGCTGAATTGGTTTCCTGCTATCGGAAATGGGGGGATCGAGCATTTGGTTCTTCCGGTGTGTGCCCTCTCCTTAGTAGGAAGCGGCTTTCTGGCACGGATGGTCAGGAACAGTGTGCTTGAGGTGCTTCATGAGCCTTTTGTTCTGACACTACGTGCCAAAGGGCTGCCTGAGAAAATGGTTATAGGCAAGCATGTGCTACGCAATGCCTTAATACCAGCGGTTACGATGGTTGGATTATTGACCGGAGAGCTACTAGCAGGAGCCGTAGTTATTGAAACGATATTTGCGCGTCAAGGAATAGGAAGAGTCATTGTCGATGCCATAATGACGAAGGATTTGCCTGTTATTCGTGGGTCTATATTACTGACTTCCATTATATATGTAGTCGTCAATCTGTTGGTCGATATTTCTTATTCCATCATTGACCCTCGCATCAGGCAAAAGTCATAA